A region from the Melanotaenia boesemani isolate fMelBoe1 chromosome 11, fMelBoe1.pri, whole genome shotgun sequence genome encodes:
- the cux2b gene encoding homeobox protein cut-like 2 isoform X2, with translation MAADVGSMFQYWKKFDLRRLQRELNSVASELAGRQEESEHSHKHLVELSREFKRNVPEEVREMVAPVLKSFQAQVVALNKRSKEAESAFLGIYKQLIEAPDPAPVLEASHSLEERLQQLQSSAPDSEALVREISGHWKKHLECLEKTEPTEDCPAEAGAAVKEEASESSSLDPLMTPNSTPAPGAPASPQQNHQDRAEDRGEEEESADVSLPDRLSEAKEKIKVLHSSLSAAQTELLDLRCKYNQAMANKAAEVDAIMANLEKTNQKAEMAQREVERLKEQLASGPSATAGGCPPAEGTSREKNEKGDVLPSQLEAALLAKDREILRLLENIQRLQFTLQEVQETSANRILELERQLAYKTEAIERLEAKLQSQMDYEEIKTELSILKVMKLASANGNSSQDSAKATEALLLDKEAFLPSHKYLVDKTRILHSNDDDHSEDAGREIGRPPGSLSSSSQADSRASPSPGPPNLDSSSSSHDLPRSFSVSPCSGDRLSGDHILHKQLLSPHFKKDGLMAFPTALYAAKVALMSASQGSGGAGSGDTGLPSDQSESGSSTTGDDDQLDTAEIAFQVKEQLLKHNIGQRVFGHYVLGLSQGSVSEILARPKPWRKLTVKGKEPFIKMKQFLSDEQNILALRTIQVRQRGSITPRIRTPETGSDDAIRNILEQAKKEIQSQRGGDGKSSLNSSSGRSSNGAGSSSDETIKSILEQARREMEAQQQALMEMEACGRTSTASSGVQVERLGPPERSRTLPLPIAIKQEEGGCVTVCMANSISSPQTPLSVLSPAAFVQNIIRKVKSEIGEAGTYFDQHWSQERGSMVLSVGGTSQPFSSVSPSLSSSSSGPSTLPRPWPRLENGDGLPNSEEASAAEDELGLSRPVEVKVESDTSVSGESPGPGSGRLSYYPAYIPRALKPTVPPLTPEQYEMYMYREVDTIELTRQVKEKLAKNGICQRIFGEKVLGLSQGSVSDMLSRPKPWSKLTQKGREPFIRMQLWLLDQLGQSHNQPPNQSHTQDKSPVTAQSSPSPPPSPAEGHSSPLVEPVSLSFESSKENHQPESLGLGLPTHPEGGKSTPSFMALHQPTNPVGIQELVAMSPELDTYAITKKVKEVLTDNNLGQRLFGETILGLTQGSVSDLLSRPKPWHKLSLKGREPFVRMQLWLNDPHNVDKLRAMKKMEKKAYLKRRYGLLSTGSDSDSPSTRSECVSPALASLDLCPFSQAKKPRVVLGAEEKEALRKAYLLEPYPSQNTIEMLASQLNLKTNTVINWFHNYRSRMRREVLMEGLPDNDTDAEHHSYSPSATRSPQSDGEERRLQQPSGHIHSSLPLSTNTSLPHVKQEATDREDDEEEGREDSMKQSRVQCFPTAVAFSQLKSEHEGSIASCRDPHLAGQSLRQEEGVSNQVQGLYPGTVSIDGPQRAIQSRQDGEESRKSPVDPVSFKASSEPCRSSLEVSLNSPSAASSPGLMMSVSPVPSSSAPISPSLSNPASASTNHSLDANPLPSFQSPKLNRSTQRRNEKMANLNNIIHRLERAANREETLEWEF, from the exons ATCCGGCTCCTGTGCTGGAGGCCTCGCATTCCCTGGAGGAAcggctgcagcagcttcagagtTCGGCTCCTGACAGCGAGGCCCTGGTACGAGAGATCAGTGGGCACTGGAAGAAACACCTGGAGTGCCTTGAAAAGACAG AGCCTACAGAGGACTGTCCAGCAGAAGCAGGTGCAGCCGTGAAAGAGGAAGCCTCAGAGTCCAGCTCTTTAGACCCCCTAATGACTCCTAACAGCACACCGGCTCCTGGAGCCCCCGCGTCCCCACAACAGAACCACCAGGACCGGGCCGAGGACCGAGG ggaggaggaggagagcgcTGATGTTAGTTTGCCTGACAGACTATCAGAGGCCAAGGAGAAGATCAAAGTTCTGCATTCAT CTTTGAGTGCTGCACAGACGGAGCTGCTGGACCTGCGGTGTAAATACAACCAGGCGATGGCTAACAA ggcAGCAGAAGTCGACGCCATCATGGCAAATCTTGAGAAAACCAACCAG AAAGCAGAAATGGCTCagagggaagtggagaggcTAAAGGAGCAGTTGGCCAGTGGCCCCAGTGCCACCGCAGGGGGCTGTCCTCCGGCAGAGGGCACAAGCAGG GAGAAGAACGAGAAGGGCGACGTGTTGCCCTCCCAGCTGGAGGCCGCCTTGTTGGCTAAAGACAGAGAAATCCTCCGCCTTCTTGAAAATATTCAGCGGCTGCAGTTCACACTACAGGAAGTTCAAGAAACCTCTGCCAATCGGATCCTAGAGCTGGAACGCCAGCTGGCCTATAAGACGGAGGCCATCGAG AGATTAGAAGCTAAGCTGCAATCCCAGATGGACTATGAGGAGATTAAAACTgaactcag tatCCTAAAGGTTATGAAACTGGCTTCAGCAAACGGCAACTCGTCCCAG GATTCTGCCAAAGCTACAGAGGCTCTTTTGCTGGATAAAGAGGCTTTTCTTCCATCTCACAAGTACTTAGTGGATAAAACCCGAATATTGCACAGCAATG ATGATGATCATTCTGAGGATGCAGGCAGGGAGATAGGCAGGCCGCCCGGATCCCTCTCATCTTCCTCTCAGGCTGACAGTCGTGCCTCCCCCAGCCCAGGTCCCCCCAACCTGGacagctcctcctccagccaCGATCTCCCGCGTTCTTTTTCTGTGTCGCCATGTTCTGGGGACCGACTGTCAGGTGACCACATCCTTCATAAGCAGCTCCTCTCGCCACACTTTAAAAAGGATGGCCTCATGGCTTTCCCCACCGCCCTCTATGCAGCCAAAGTTGCACTCATGTCAGCCTCTCAAGGGTCTGGGGGAGCAGGCAGCGGTGACACCGGCCTGCCTAGCGACCAGTCAGAAAGCGGCAGCTCGACTACAGGAGACGATGACCAACTGGACACAGCTGAGATCGCGTTTCAGGTGAAGGAGCAGCTGCTGAAGCATAACATTGGCCAGCGAGTGTTTGGCCACTATGTGCTGGGCCTCTCCCAGGGCTCAGTCAGTGAAATCCTGGCAAGACCCAAACCCTGGAGGAAGCTGACGGTGAAAGGCAAGGAACCTTTTATTAAGATGAAGcagtttctctctgatgaacAGAACATCTTGGCCCTCAGGACCATCCAGGTACGACAGAGAG GGAGCATCACTCCACGCATCCGAACTCCTGAAACTGGGTCAGACGACGCCATCAGGAATATCCTGGAGCAGGCCAAGAAGGAGATCCAGTCCCAGAGGGGAG GTGATGGCAAGTCATCTCTGAACAGCTCATCTGGTAGAAGCAGTAATGGGGCAGGCAGCAGTTCTGATGAAACCATAAAGAGCATCCTTGAACAGGCCAGGAGGGAGATGGAGGCACAGCAGCAGGCCCTCATGGAGATGGAGGCTTGTGGGAGAACCTCCACTGCCAGCTCAGGAGTTCAGGTAGAACGTCTGGGCCCCCCCGAGCGCTCCAGGACACTACCTTTACCcatcgccatcaaacaggaagaagGGGGCTGTGTTACTGTGTGCATGGCCAACTCCATCAGCAGCCCTCAGACCCCCCTCAGCGTCCTCTCCCCGGCTGCTTTTGTTCAGAACATCATCCGAAAAGTCAAATCAGAGATTGGTGAAGCAGGCACCTACTTTGATCAGCACTGGTCTCAGGAGCGTGGATCTATGGTGCTCAGTGTTGGAGGTACCTCTCAGCCCTTCAGTTCGGTCTCTCCTTCCttgtcttcctcttcctctgggcCCTCAACATTGCCACGGCCCTGGCCACGGCTAGAGAATGGCGATGGCCTACCGAACAGCGAGGAGGCCTCTGCTGCGGAGGATGAGCTGGGTCTGAGCCGACCTGTGGAGGTGAAGGTGGAGTCAGACACCTCGGTGAGCGGTGAGTCCCCAGGACCAGGCTCAGGACGCCTTTCCTACTACCCAGCATACATACCCCGTGCACTGAAGCCCACCGTGCCTCCCCTGACACCGGAGCAGTATGAGATGTACATGTATCGGGAGGTGGACACCATAGAGCTGACCAGGCAGGTGAAGGAGAAGCTGGCAAAGAACGGCATCTGCCAGAGGATCTTTGGTGAAAAG GTGCTGGGACTTTCTCAGGGGAGTGTCAGTGACATGCTGTCTCGACCTAAACCATGGAGCAAGCTGACCCAAAAAGGCAGGGAGCCCTTCATCCGCATGCAGCTGTGGCTACTGGACCAGCTGGGACAGAGCCACAACCAGCCTCCAAACCAGAGCCACACTCAGG ATAAAAGCCCAGTAACAGCCCAGTCCTCGCCTTCCCCACCTCCTAGCCCGGCAGAGGGTCATTCCAGTCCGCTGGTGGAGCCTGTCAGTCTCTCCTTTGAGAGCAGCAAAGAAAACCATCAGCCTGAAAGCCTTGGCTTGGGGTTGCCCACACATCCAGAAGGAGGGAAGTCCACTCCTAGCTTCATGGCTCTACATCAGCCCACAAACCCTGTGGGCATCCAGGAGTTGGTGGCAATGTCTCCGGAGCTAGACACTTATGCCATCACCAAGAAGGTCAAGGAAGTGCTAACGGACAACAACCTAG gCCAGCGTCTTTTTGGGGAGACTATCCTGGGTCTGACTCAAGGTTCAGTGTCTGACCTactctccagacccaagccgtGGCACAAACTGAGCCTAAAAGGCAGGGAGCCATTTGTTCGCATGCAGCTTTGGCTCAACGATCCTCACAATGTAGACAAACTGAGGGCCATGaagaagatggaaaagaaaG CCTATTTGAAGAGGCGGTACGGGCTGCTGAGCACCGGCTCTGACAGCGACTCGCCCAGTACTCGCTCTGAGTGTGTGAGTCCAGCTTTGGCCTCGCTGGACTTGTGCCCTTTCAGCCAGGCGAAGAAGCCTCGGGTGGTACTGGGAGCTGAGGAGAAGGAAGCCCTGAGGAAGGCCTACCTGTTGGAGCCCTACCCCTCTCAGAACACCATCGAGATGCTGGCCTCACAGCTCAACCTTAAAACCAACACTGTCATCAACTGGTTCCACAACTACAG GTCCAGGATGCGACGGGAGGTGTTGATGGAGGGTCTGCCGGACAATGACACAGATGCTGAGCACCATAGCTACTCCCCCTCCGCAACACGGAGCCCTCAATCtgatggagaggagaggaggctgCAGCAGCCCTCAGGACACATCCACTCCAGCCTTCCTCTTAGCACCAACACCTCACTGCCTCATGTCAAACAGGAGGCAACAGACAGagaagatgatgaggaggaaggaAGGGAAGACTCTATGAAACAATCAAGAGTGCAGTGTTTTCCCACAGCTGTAGCATTCTCACAACTGAAAAGCGAGCACGAGGGCTCCATCGCTAGCTGTCGCGACCCACACTTAGCCGGCCAAAGTCTGAGGCAGGAAGAGGGGGTGAGCAATCAGGTTCAGGGGCTCTACCCTGGCACAGTCTCCATAGATGGTCCCCAGAGAGCTATCCAGTCCAGGCAAGACGGGGAAGAGTCGAGAAAGTCACCTGTCGATCCCGTCAGCTTCAAGGCTTCATCAGAGCCCTGTCGCAGCAGCCTGGAGGTGTCCCTCAACTCCCCCTCCGCTGCATCGTCACCTGGCCTCATGATGTCAGTCTCCCCCGTTCCGTCCTCCTCTGCTCCCATATCCCCTTCGCTGTCCAACCCTGCATCAGCGAGCACCAATCACAGCCTGGACGCTAACCCGCTCCCCTCTTTCCAAAGCCCTAAACTCAACAGAAGCACTCAAAGACGCAACGAGAAAATGGCCAACCTTAATAACATTATTCACAGGCTCGAGAGAGCAGCCAATCGGGAAGAAACTCTGGAATGGGAATTTTGA